A window of Rhodospirillaceae bacterium contains these coding sequences:
- the ybgC gene encoding tol-pal system-associated acyl-CoA thioesterase, whose amino-acid sequence MTQASTPFGDGGYCFSVRVYYEDTDAAGIVYYANYLHFAERARTELLRSLGFARTDQTHGVAFAVRSCAVDYFAPARLDDWLDIETQLINLQGASLEVVQTIRRDGKTLVHLTVRMACMDGDGKVVRMPTELRDALKAGLLRSPFKVSAPKVRASKTRRSA is encoded by the coding sequence ATGACCCAGGCTTCAACGCCATTCGGCGATGGGGGGTATTGTTTTTCCGTTCGCGTCTATTACGAAGACACGGATGCGGCGGGGATTGTCTATTACGCGAATTACCTGCATTTTGCCGAACGGGCGCGCACGGAACTTCTGCGAAGCCTCGGCTTTGCGCGAACGGACCAGACCCATGGGGTCGCCTTCGCCGTTCGCAGTTGTGCCGTCGATTATTTTGCGCCGGCCCGTCTTGATGACTGGCTCGACATTGAAACGCAGCTTATTAACCTTCAAGGTGCCAGCCTTGAGGTTGTCCAAACGATCCGGCGGGATGGAAAAACGCTTGTCCACCTGACGGTGCGCATGGCTTGTATGGATGGCGATGGTAAAGTTGTCCGCATGCCGACGGAATTGCGTGACGCCCTGAAGGCAGGGCTGTTGCGTTCCCCATTCAAGGTGAGTGCACCGAAGGTGCGCGCATCCAAGACGAGACGGAGTGCTTGA
- the tolQ gene encoding protein TolQ yields the protein MENEIIESVAVGQSVASTDMSAWGLFMQADPIVQAVMLLLLAASFWSWAIIFDKLMKLRRLRAIADSFEEAFWSGGSLLHLYERVGVNPKDPMSAVFGAGMREWKLGSEGKAAMSETRTGSVLQRVDRAMRLTLGRELEALERHLTFLASVGSTAPFIGLFGTVWGIMNSFQSIAISKNTSLAVVAPGIAEALFATAMGLVAAIPAVVAYNKISNGLNGYANRIDGFSDEFSAILAREAEGTS from the coding sequence ATGGAAAATGAGATTATCGAATCTGTTGCCGTGGGGCAGTCGGTCGCGTCGACGGACATGTCGGCGTGGGGCTTGTTTATGCAGGCCGACCCGATTGTTCAGGCGGTCATGCTGCTGCTGCTGGCGGCGTCTTTTTGGAGTTGGGCAATCATCTTTGACAAATTGATGAAGCTGCGCCGGTTGCGCGCGATTGCCGATAGTTTTGAGGAAGCTTTCTGGTCGGGCGGATCGCTGCTTCATCTTTACGAGCGTGTTGGTGTCAACCCGAAGGACCCGATGTCGGCGGTGTTCGGTGCCGGCATGCGGGAATGGAAGCTTGGCTCCGAAGGGAAGGCGGCGATGTCGGAAACGCGAACCGGCAGCGTGCTGCAACGGGTCGATCGCGCCATGCGCCTGACTCTTGGTCGCGAGCTGGAGGCGTTGGAGCGCCACCTGACCTTCCTTGCCTCCGTCGGCTCGACGGCACCTTTCATCGGTCTTTTCGGCACGGTCTGGGGCATCATGAACAGCTTTCAATCCATCGCAATTTCGAAGAACACGTCTTTGGCGGTTGTGGCCCCCGGCATTGCCGAGGCCCTGTTTGCGACGGCGATGGGGTTGGTCGCCGCCATTCCGGCGGTGGTTGCCTATAACAAGATTTCGAATGGGCTGAACGGCTATGCGAACCGCATCGATGGTTTTTCCGACGAATTCAGCGCCATTTTGGCGCGCGAAGCCGAGGGGACAAGCTAG
- the tolR gene encoding protein TolR, protein MGGGAGGGAGGRRAGRRSLRPMSEINVTPMVDVMLVLLIVFMVTAPLMTVGVPVELPKSEAGNLSGQEEPLVVSVNADGDVFLQETQIDIVDLAPRLVAISGNNPETRIFIRGDQAINYGRVMDVMSTISAAGFSRVGLVARTPGEGQGPARKK, encoded by the coding sequence ATGGGTGGCGGTGCGGGTGGCGGTGCGGGCGGCAGACGCGCCGGGCGCCGGTCCCTTCGTCCGATGAGCGAAATCAATGTCACTCCGATGGTTGATGTCATGCTCGTTCTGCTCATCGTCTTTATGGTCACGGCGCCATTGATGACGGTGGGCGTGCCGGTCGAACTGCCAAAATCCGAAGCCGGAAATCTGAGCGGCCAGGAAGAGCCGCTGGTTGTTTCCGTGAACGCGGATGGCGATGTTTTTCTTCAGGAAACGCAAATTGACATTGTGGATCTTGCACCACGGCTGGTCGCAATCAGCGGCAACAACCCGGAAACGCGGATCTTCATCCGTGGGGATCAGGCAATCAACTACGGGCGTGTCATGGACGTGATGAGCACAATCAGCGCCGCCGGGTTTAGCCGTGTCGGCCTCGTCGCCCGCACGCCTGGCGAGGGACAAGGTCCGGCCCGGAAAAAGTAG
- a CDS encoding energy transducer TonB codes for MRDGLLSSFIFHVMAVLIAYFGVPALFKPAFQDDYPIVVDFVQISHKTNLPKLPPPSLKPKRKPAAERQKPSQISENPLPRKPVAKPKPLPKPKVEKPVAKPKPLPKLKVEKPVAKPKLRPKPKEAAPDPFASVLKTVEKFRQPEXKVAAKPTPEIVQAPKRFDVASRLTLSELDAIRSQISRCWNVPVGAMNAEDLIVEIRVHVNPDGTIRKXRILDAERMQHDPFFRTAAESAYRAVINPRCSPLRLPPEKYELWKIFTLSFNPKEMLGT; via the coding sequence ATGCGCGATGGCCTGCTCAGTTCGTTTATTTTCCACGTGATGGCGGTGCTTATTGCCTATTTTGGGGTGCCGGCGTTGTTTAAACCGGCGTTTCAGGATGACTACCCGATCGTTGTCGATTTTGTGCAGATTTCCCATAAGACAAATCTGCCGAAATTGCCGCCGCCGTCGTTGAAGCCGAAACGTAAACCTGCCGCCGAAAGGCAAAAGCCAAGCCAGATCAGCGAAAATCCGCTGCCACGCAAACCGGTGGCGAAACCAAAGCCATTGCCAAAACCAAAGGTCGAAAAGCCGGTTGCGAAGCCGAAACCCCTACCGAAACTAAAGGTTGAAAAGCCGGTGGCGAAACCGAAACTTCGCCCGAAGCCAAAGGAAGCCGCCCCGGATCCCTTTGCTTCGGTGCTCAAGACGGTGGAAAAATTTCGCCAGCCTGAAGWGAAAGTGGCTGCCAAGCCGACGCCGGAGATTGTGCAGGCACCAAAGCGTTTCGATGTGGCGAGCCGGTTGACGTTGAGTGAACTGGACGCCATTCGCAGCCAGATCAGCCGCTGTTGGAACGTGCCGGTGGGGGCGATGAACGCCGAGGACCTGATTGTCGAGATCCGGGTGCACGTCAATCCGGACGGCACCATTCGCAAGKCTAGAATTCTGGACGCGGAGCGCATGCAACACGATCCCTTCTTTCGGACTGCAGCGGAAAGCGCGTATCGTGCGGTCATCAATCCGCGATGCAGCCCGCTTCGGCTGCCGCCGGAAAAGTACGAGCTGTGGAAGATCTTTACCCTTAGCTTCAACCCGAAGGAAATGCTTGGAACATGA
- the tolB gene encoding Tol-Pal system beta propeller repeat protein TolB — translation MTDRQKKRARKGRCAWRFAFAALFFMFLFSPAHAELRIDITRGVVEPLPIAIQDFMGKTGHAGEVGQKIAFVVLANLERSGLFQGVDPRAYIEKKIPLNIQPRFADWRVIGTQALINGGVELLRDGRLRVEFRLWDVVAEQQMQGLAYHTQPENWRRVAHKISDSIYERITGEKGYFDTRIVYVAESGLATQRIKRLAIMDQDGENNRFLTDERTLILTPRFSKTAQKIVFLSYYGDVPRVYLFDIETGVQERLGDFSGMTFAPRFSPDDSQVVMSYAKDGNSDIYVMDLDTRKAKRLTTNSGIDTSPSFSPQGDRIVFNSDRGGSPQLYVMSKNGRNIHRTSFGKGRYGTPVWSPRGDLIAFTKIYKNRFFIGVMKPDGSGERLLTESFRDEGPTWAPNGRVLMFFRQIPGDANGYGDRVRLYSIDLTGRNEREVVTPLDASDPAWSPLIP, via the coding sequence ATGACCGACCGTCAGAAAAAACGAGCAAGAAAAGGACGGTGCGCCTGGCGGTTTGCCTTTGCGGCCCTGTTTTTCATGTTTCTTTTCTCGCCTGCCCATGCGGAGCTTCGGATCGATATCACGCGAGGCGTGGTCGAGCCTTTGCCCATCGCCATTCAGGATTTTATGGGGAAAACGGGTCACGCGGGGGAAGTCGGCCAGAAAATCGCGTTTGTTGTTCTCGCCAACCTGGAGCGTTCCGGCCTTTTCCAGGGCGTTGACCCGAGGGCGTATATTGAGAAAAAAATCCCGCTCAACATCCAGCCGCGATTCGCGGATTGGCGCGTTATCGGAACCCAGGCTTTAATCAATGGCGGGGTTGAACTGCTTCGCGATGGGCGGCTGCGGGTGGAATTTCGCCTCTGGGACGTTGTGGCGGAACAGCAGATGCAGGGGCTGGCCTATCACACGCAGCCGGAAAACTGGCGCCGCGTTGCGCATAAAATTTCAGATTCAATCTATGAACGCATTACCGGCGAGAAAGGCTATTTCGATACGCGGATTGTTTATGTCGCCGAGAGCGGGCTGGCGACACAGCGGATAAAGCGCCTTGCGATCATGGATCAGGACGGTGAAAACAATCGGTTTCTCACCGATGAACGAACGCTTATTCTGACGCCGCGTTTCTCGAAGACGGCGCAGAAGATCGTGTTTCTTTCTTACTATGGCGACGTTCCGCGCGTTTACCTTTTCGACATTGAAACCGGTGTGCAGGAACGCCTTGGTGATTTTTCAGGCATGACGTTCGCGCCGCGCTTTTCGCCCGACGATTCGCAAGTTGTCATGAGTTATGCGAAGGACGGGAATTCCGACATTTATGTCATGGACCTGGACACGCGAAAGGCAAAACGCCTGACGACGAATTCGGGGATCGACACGTCGCCTTCTTTCTCGCCCCAAGGCGATCGGATTGTCTTTAACTCCGATCGTGGTGGTTCGCCGCAGCTTTATGTCATGAGCAAGAACGGCAGAAACATCCACCGGACAAGTTTTGGGAAGGGACGGTACGGCACGCCGGTGTGGTCGCCGCGCGGCGACCTGATCGCTTTTACGAAGATTTATAAAAACCGCTTCTTCATTGGCGTCATGAAACCGGACGGCAGTGGTGAGCGGTTGCTGACGGAGAGCTTCCGCGACGAGGGCCCCACTTGGGCTCCGAACGGACGGGTCCTTATGTTTTTCCGGCAAATTCCAGGCGATGCGAACGGTTACGGTGATCGTGTGCGCCTTTATTCGATCGATCTCACAGGCCGCAACGAGCGTGAAGTGGTCACCCCGCTTGATGCGTCCGATCCGGCCTGGTCCCCCTTGATTCCGTGA
- the pal gene encoding peptidoglycan-associated lipoprotein, with translation MRRIFVTIAALVLLTACETQTGGAGGSRGAGGAGGSGGSGGYSGMSSQQELVAKIGDRIFFNLNSYKIRADAQKILQAQATWLKQQSSLNITIEGHCDERGTREYNLALGERRANAVKDYLVALGVPTSRIMTISYGEERPVALGHNDAAWTQNRRGVTKVN, from the coding sequence ATGCGTCGGATTTTTGTTACCATTGCGGCATTGGTTCTTCTCACCGCCTGCGAAACGCAGACCGGTGGTGCAGGGGGGTCCAGAGGTGCTGGCGGCGCCGGAGGTTCCGGAGGTTCCGGCGGTTACAGCGGGATGAGTTCCCAGCAGGAACTTGTCGCCAAGATTGGCGACCGGATCTTTTTTAATCTCAACAGTTATAAAATACGCGCAGACGCCCAGAAGATTCTGCAGGCGCAAGCCACATGGCTGAAGCAGCAATCGAGCCTTAACATTACAATTGAAGGCCATTGTGATGAGCGGGGCACGCGGGAATACAACCTGGCGCTTGGTGAACGTCGTGCGAATGCGGTGAAAGATTATCTTGTTGCCCTTGGCGTACCGACAAGCCGGATTATGACGATCAGTTACGGCGAAGAGCGGCCGGTGGCCCTTGGCCATAATGATGCGGCCTGGACGCAGAACCGCCGCGGCGTGACGAAAGTCAACTAA
- the ygbF gene encoding tol-pal system protein YbgF gives MKMPFRKTEKGIARHLCGGAGSALFYGRLLAMLVTLPLLLATPALAQGLGAGALVERLDRLERDLQNLQREFYRDGATPSSPVIGSLVNDTDAPPPAARAELRFAEIETQIRGLTGKVEEVQFRLSELGERLDLLTSDLELRLAAIEVRLAGSKQDGTGQAGAVMEGSPTSETSASETSAVAATSEPGGDVAAKAVSLPPKEAYAHAFSLLGRREYVEAERELKAFLEAYPEDRLAPNATYWLGETYYVRNDFRQAAVIFLQGYQKNPKGSKAPDNLFKLAKSLGNIGDKKEACATLSRLKKEFPKLPSAVFQRAEAERKRNGCP, from the coding sequence ATGAAAATGCCGTTTCGGAAAACGGAGAAGGGGATAGCGCGGCATTTGTGCGGCGGGGCAGGATCGGCCCTTTTTTATGGCCGTCTTCTGGCGATGCTCGTTACCTTGCCGTTGCTTTTGGCGACGCCAGCCCTGGCCCAGGGTCTGGGGGCCGGTGCCCTTGTGGAACGGCTCGACCGTCTGGAACGTGACCTGCAAAATTTGCAGCGTGAGTTTTACCGCGATGGGGCGACGCCTTCTTCGCCAGTGATAGGTTCGCTGGTGAACGATACGGATGCGCCGCCGCCGGCGGCCCGCGCGGAACTTCGCTTTGCCGAAATTGAAACGCAAATTCGCGGCCTTACAGGCAAGGTCGAAGAAGTCCAATTCCGGCTCTCCGAACTTGGCGAGCGCCTCGACCTTTTAACCAGCGATCTTGAGCTTCGCCTTGCTGCCATCGAAGTCAGGCTCGCTGGCAGCAAACAAGACGGCACTGGCCAGGCGGGGGCCGTGATGGAAGGTTCGCCGACGTCTGAGACGTCAGCGTCCGAGACGTCCGCCGTTGCGGCGACGTCCGAGCCCGGCGGCGACGTGGCGGCAAAGGCGGTAAGCCTGCCGCCGAAAGAAGCCTATGCCCATGCCTTTTCACTGCTTGGCCGTCGCGAATATGTGGAGGCGGAACGTGAATTGAAGGCCTTTCTGGAGGCCTATCCTGAGGATCGGCTTGCACCGAACGCGACCTACTGGCTTGGCGAAACCTATTATGTGCGGAACGATTTCCGCCAGGCAGCCGTGATTTTTCTTCAGGGTTATCAGAAGAACCCCAAAGGTTCCAAGGCACCGGACAATCTGTTTAAGCTGGCAAAATCCTTGGGAAATATCGGCGATAAGAAAGAAGCCTGCGCCACCTTGAGCCGGCTCAAAAAAGAATTCCCCAAACTTCCTTCGGCCGTTTTTCAGCGCGCCGAGGCAGAGCGCAAGCGGAACGGCTGCCCGTAA
- the tilS gene encoding tRNA lysidine(34) synthetase TilS, with protein MPMDIEKFSERMGALGPFEAQPRLGVAVSGGADSMALVLLADAWARARGGAVLALTVDHGLRAEAAMEARQVGTWLRSHHIAHRILRWEGAKPKTGIQAAARDARYALLMERCRKEGILHLLLAHQREDQAETFLFRLARGSGLEGLAGMASISERTHLRLLRPLLDVPRARLRKILETADQPWIEDPSNEDRAFARVRIRAVLPVLGREGVTVERLVEMTRQLAHSRAELEGATAALLAEQATLYPEGYARIAKAAFLAASPECARAALGRLLRVVGGGVHVPRRARIARLATALAQGEFRSGRTLGGCRVLVEAESVLICREMRKEVPQPVLPGACFRWDGRFVVETAPAKAGSPWAKQAKTWRLQRLGAQGWAEIVAVEPALRQSRLPVAVRSTLPAIWDRRGVFLVPHLGYDRGGGKFLKRLDFEPFEPLAGATFTVA; from the coding sequence ATGCCCATGGACATAGAAAAATTTTCAGAACGCATGGGGGCGTTGGGGCCCTTCGAAGCGCAACCCCGGCTTGGTGTCGCCGTTTCCGGCGGCGCGGACAGCATGGCGCTTGTGCTGCTTGCAGACGCATGGGCGCGCGCGCGCGGCGGTGCGGTGCTGGCCTTGACGGTGGATCATGGCCTGCGCGCCGAGGCGGCAATGGAAGCGCGCCAGGTCGGCACCTGGCTTCGTTCGCACCACATTGCGCATCGCATTCTTCGTTGGGAGGGTGCGAAGCCTAAAACCGGCATTCAGGCGGCGGCGCGCGATGCGCGTTATGCCCTGTTGATGGAACGCTGCCGGAAAGAGGGCATTTTGCATCTGCTGCTGGCCCATCAAAGGGAAGACCAGGCCGAGACATTTCTTTTTCGCCTGGCGCGGGGCAGCGGCCTCGAAGGCCTTGCCGGGATGGCGTCGATCTCTGAGCGGACGCATCTGCGCCTGCTTCGCCCCTTGCTGGACGTGCCGCGCGCGCGTCTTCGCAAGATTCTTGAGACGGCAGATCAGCCGTGGATCGAAGATCCGTCCAACGAGGATCGCGCGTTTGCACGTGTGCGCATTCGGGCAGTTCTGCCGGTTCTGGGCCGAGAAGGGGTGACAGTGGAGCGGCTTGTCGAAATGACGCGGCAATTGGCGCATTCGCGCGCCGAACTTGAAGGGGCGACGGCGGCCCTTTTGGCGGAACAGGCAACGCTTTATCCGGAAGGCTACGCGCGTATAGCCAAGGCGGCCTTTCTGGCGGCATCGCCGGAATGTGCGCGCGCCGCCCTTGGCCGGCTGTTGCGCGTCGTTGGTGGCGGCGTTCATGTGCCACGCCGCGCGCGGATTGCGCGTCTTGCGACAGCCCTTGCGCAAGGGGAATTCCGATCTGGCCGTACGCTTGGCGGTTGCCGGGTGCTTGTCGAGGCGGAAAGCGTTCTTATTTGCCGCGAGATGCGGAAAGAAGTGCCCCAGCCCGTTCTTCCCGGGGCCTGTTTTCGCTGGGATGGGCGCTTTGTTGTCGAGACGGCACCGGCAAAGGCGGGAAGCCCCTGGGCGAAGCAGGCGAAGACCTGGCGTCTTCAGCGGCTTGGCGCGCAAGGCTGGGCCGAAATCGTGGCGGTTGAACCGGCCTTGCGACAAAGCCGCCTTCCTGTCGCCGTCCGGTCGACGCTGCCGGCGATCTGGGACCGCCGGGGCGTGTTTCTGGTTCCCCATCTTGGCTACGATCGTGGGGGCGGAAAATTTTTGAAACGTCTGGATTTCGAGCCATTCGAGCCTTTGGCCGGCGCCACTTTTACGGTTGCG